A section of the Vibrio vulnificus CMCP6 genome encodes:
- the mrdA gene encoding penicillin-binding protein 2, protein MMRKRRTTIRDYQAEARLFANRALVSFFGIVALMGVLVTNLYNIQVNQYQDYKTRSNDNRIKVVPIAPNRGLIYDRNGVLLAENRPVFDLEITPEKVKNMDATIAQLQTLFEITPEQIERFHRERKRTRRFKSVPILSQLTEKQVAVFSVNQYRFPGVEVSGTLKRYYPYGEILTHVIGYVSRINDRDMQRLSDEGKEANYQATRDIGKLGIEKFYEDMLHGTAGYQEVEVNSRGRVIRTLKFVPPVPGKDIVLNIDIKLQTYVHQLLDGRRGSAIVLDPKDNGILAMVSSPSYDPNAFVHGISGKGYSDLLNDKNRPLVNRSTLGIYPPASTVKPFIAVSALQEGVVTPNTTRNDPGYWRIPNSDTRPFRDWLRWGHGRVNLVQSIEESVDTFFYQIAYDLGIDRLSNWMSMFGFGDYTGIDIFEESKANMPTRDWKMSRHKTPWYKGDTIPVGIGQGYWTATPMQLAKATSVLVNEGNVTAPHLLRATIENGEAFDNRVLSDYVTYPPIQNVPDKYWNLAKEGMRLVNHGKKGTARRSFTGMSYMTAGKSGTAQVFGLAEDQEYNADELAEHLRDHALFTGFAPFDDPKIIVTIVLENAGGGSSNGAPVARRIFDKVLLDKDSDEVKH, encoded by the coding sequence ATGATGAGAAAACGCCGAACCACGATACGAGATTACCAAGCCGAAGCACGGTTGTTTGCCAATCGTGCTCTGGTGTCTTTTTTCGGTATCGTCGCCTTAATGGGCGTTCTGGTGACCAACCTATACAACATTCAGGTCAACCAGTATCAAGATTACAAAACCCGCTCGAATGACAACCGCATTAAAGTGGTGCCCATCGCACCAAATCGTGGCTTGATTTATGATCGCAACGGCGTGTTATTAGCGGAAAATAGACCGGTTTTTGACTTGGAAATCACACCGGAAAAAGTCAAAAACATGGACGCCACGATTGCTCAGTTGCAAACCCTGTTTGAAATCACGCCAGAACAAATCGAACGTTTCCATCGCGAGCGAAAACGCACGCGCCGCTTCAAATCGGTCCCGATTCTCAGTCAACTTACAGAAAAACAAGTCGCAGTATTCTCTGTGAACCAATACCGTTTTCCTGGCGTTGAAGTGTCTGGCACATTGAAGCGCTACTACCCTTATGGCGAAATTCTCACTCATGTGATTGGCTACGTATCACGCATCAACGATCGAGACATGCAACGGCTGAGTGATGAAGGTAAAGAAGCCAACTATCAAGCAACACGCGACATCGGCAAGCTTGGCATTGAGAAGTTTTACGAAGACATGCTCCACGGAACGGCAGGCTACCAAGAAGTCGAGGTCAACAGCCGTGGGCGGGTCATCCGCACCCTCAAATTTGTTCCGCCAGTGCCTGGCAAAGATATTGTGTTGAACATTGATATCAAACTGCAAACCTATGTTCATCAGTTGCTCGACGGTAGACGAGGCAGTGCGATCGTACTGGATCCGAAAGACAATGGCATTTTGGCCATGGTATCGAGCCCAAGTTATGACCCCAATGCGTTCGTCCACGGTATTTCAGGCAAAGGTTACAGCGATCTTCTTAACGACAAAAACCGCCCGTTGGTAAACCGTTCGACGCTGGGGATTTACCCCCCCGCTTCGACCGTCAAACCCTTTATCGCCGTCTCTGCATTGCAAGAAGGTGTGGTAACACCAAACACAACCAGAAACGATCCTGGTTATTGGCGCATCCCCAACTCCGATACACGTCCCTTCCGTGACTGGCTGCGTTGGGGACATGGTCGAGTGAACTTGGTGCAATCCATTGAAGAATCGGTCGATACCTTCTTCTACCAAATCGCTTACGACTTGGGCATTGATCGTCTTTCCAATTGGATGAGCATGTTTGGTTTTGGTGACTACACCGGCATCGATATCTTTGAAGAAAGCAAAGCCAACATGCCAACACGCGATTGGAAAATGTCTCGTCATAAAACACCTTGGTACAAAGGCGACACCATTCCTGTTGGTATTGGCCAAGGTTACTGGACAGCAACACCAATGCAACTTGCGAAAGCCACTTCTGTATTAGTTAACGAAGGAAACGTGACCGCACCGCATTTATTGCGTGCGACGATTGAAAACGGTGAAGCGTTTGACAACCGAGTGTTGTCGGATTACGTCACTTACCCCCCCATTCAAAACGTACCAGACAAATACTGGAACCTCGCCAAAGAAGGGATGCGCTTGGTTAACCATGGCAAGAAAGGCACCGCGCGACGCTCATTTACCGGTATGTCTTACATGACCGCAGGTAAATCAGGCACAGCGCAGGTTTTTGGCTTGGCAGAAGACCAAGAATACAACGCCGATGAGCTGGCCGAGCACTTACGCGACCACGCTCTCTTTACTGGCTTTGCGCCATTTGACGATCCCAAAATCATCGTCACTATAGTGTTAGAAAACGCCGGCGGCGGCTCCTCCAATGGTGCTCCTGTCGCAAGACGTATTTTTGATAAAGTGTTACTCGATAAAGACAGTGACGAGGTCAAACACTGA
- the rodA gene encoding rod shape-determining protein RodA: MKLDPATGKNRALFERFHIDLPLLLGILALMGFGLVVMYSASGQSLAMMDRQAMRMALSIVVMLVLAQISPRTYESLAPLMFVGGVILLLGVLFFGEASKGAQRWLNLGFVRFQPSELLKLAVPLMVARFIGKRPLPPTFQTLCIALVMVFIPTILIAKQPDLGTSILIAASGIFVIFLAGISWRIIGAAAVALAAFIPILWFFLMREYQKVRVRTLFNPESDPLGAGYHIIQSKIAIGSGGISGKGWLQGTQSQLEFLPERHTDFIFAVIAEEWGMIGFLLLLSLYLFIIGRGLYLASQAQTAFGRMMAGSVVLSFFVYIFVNIGMVSGILPVVGVPLPLISYGGTSMVTLMAGFGILMSIHTHRKAFSKAN, encoded by the coding sequence ATGAAACTCGATCCAGCAACCGGAAAGAATCGCGCTCTGTTTGAGCGATTTCATATCGACCTGCCACTTCTTCTAGGCATTTTGGCCCTGATGGGGTTTGGCTTAGTTGTGATGTACAGTGCCAGCGGGCAAAGTTTGGCGATGATGGATCGCCAAGCGATGCGCATGGCACTCTCTATCGTGGTGATGCTCGTGTTAGCGCAAATTTCACCACGCACCTACGAATCGTTAGCCCCTTTAATGTTTGTTGGCGGCGTAATCCTTCTTCTTGGCGTACTCTTTTTCGGTGAAGCGTCAAAAGGAGCTCAACGCTGGTTGAATCTTGGTTTCGTCCGCTTTCAGCCCTCAGAGCTGCTTAAACTGGCGGTACCATTAATGGTAGCGCGCTTCATTGGTAAACGGCCGCTGCCTCCCACCTTCCAAACCTTGTGTATCGCATTGGTGATGGTGTTCATTCCGACCATTTTGATCGCCAAACAACCTGACCTCGGCACTTCGATTCTGATTGCGGCCTCGGGTATTTTCGTTATCTTCTTAGCGGGGATCAGCTGGCGCATTATTGGTGCGGCAGCGGTGGCGTTAGCCGCATTTATCCCAATTTTGTGGTTCTTCTTGATGCGCGAGTATCAGAAAGTGCGTGTCAGGACCCTTTTTAATCCTGAGTCAGATCCTCTTGGTGCGGGCTATCATATTATTCAGAGTAAAATCGCCATCGGTTCTGGCGGCATATCTGGTAAGGGCTGGCTGCAAGGGACACAGTCTCAACTCGAATTTCTTCCTGAGCGACATACCGACTTCATCTTTGCGGTGATTGCCGAAGAATGGGGCATGATTGGCTTCTTACTGCTGCTGTCGCTGTACCTATTCATCATCGGTCGTGGGCTTTACTTAGCGTCTCAAGCACAAACGGCGTTTGGCCGTATGATGGCAGGCAGTGTTGTGTTGAGCTTTTTCGTTTACATCTTTGTTAACATCGGCATGGTCAGCGGTATCTTGCCCGTTGTGGGGGTACCACTGCCACTCATCAGTTATGGCGGTACTTCCATGGTGACCTTGATGGCGGGCTTCGGTATTCTGATGTCTATCCATACTCACCGTAAAGCATTCTCAAAGGCAAATTAA
- a CDS encoding septal ring lytic transglycosylase RlpA family protein: MNKSIVIFSLLCGASLLAGCSSKPEGRYSLESDVAPDQPISVEHIEDAHPRYEPYSLGGNKDYTLRGQDYKIVRDVKGFKESGIASWYGKKFQGHLTSNGEIYDMYSMTAAHKTLPLPSYVKVTNKDNGKSTIVRVNDRGPFHEGRIIDLSYAAAYKLDVLKTGTANVEIEVLNFEPPTDAKALENHPKYFIQVLSSKSAERARTLGQDLGQSLNVDSFLESTDDTHRLMLGPFTDFTLTQQILDQVKLAGHESAFIRKRAITR, from the coding sequence ATGAATAAATCCATTGTTATCTTCAGTTTACTTTGCGGCGCGTCGCTTTTAGCGGGCTGTAGCTCTAAACCTGAGGGGCGCTATAGCCTAGAGTCAGATGTTGCACCTGACCAACCGATTTCCGTCGAGCATATCGAAGATGCCCACCCACGTTATGAGCCATACAGCTTAGGTGGAAACAAAGATTACACTTTGCGCGGTCAAGACTACAAAATTGTGCGCGATGTAAAAGGGTTTAAAGAGTCTGGTATTGCCTCTTGGTACGGTAAAAAATTCCAAGGCCATCTCACCTCAAATGGTGAAATCTACGATATGTACTCGATGACCGCAGCACATAAAACCTTGCCATTGCCAAGTTACGTGAAGGTGACCAACAAAGACAATGGCAAAAGCACCATTGTGCGGGTGAACGATCGTGGTCCTTTCCACGAAGGACGTATCATTGACCTGAGCTACGCCGCCGCTTACAAACTGGATGTACTAAAAACGGGCACCGCCAATGTGGAAATTGAAGTATTGAACTTTGAACCACCAACCGATGCTAAAGCGCTGGAAAATCATCCCAAATATTTCATTCAAGTATTAAGTTCAAAATCTGCCGAACGAGCGAGAACTTTAGGACAAGATCTTGGTCAAAGCCTGAATGTAGACTCTTTCTTAGAAAGCACCGACGATACACATCGTCTCATGTTGGGGCCATTTACTGACTTTACGCTGACGCAACAGATCTTGGATCAGGTTAAGTTGGCGGGTCATGAAAGCGCCTTCATCAGAAAGCGAGCCATAACTCGTTGA
- a CDS encoding serine hydrolase — translation MNKTTKIVKSTLVSSLALSATLAYSVSAAPVVVPDAPQIAAKGFVLMDYHSGKVLAEKEMNTKLSPASLTKMMTSYVIGQELERGNISLEDDVVVSKNAWAKNFPDSSKMFIEVGTTVKVKDLNRGIIIQSGNDACVAMAEHIAGSEDAFVDLMNAWASSIGMTNTHFANVHGLDNANLYSTPYDMALLGQALIRDVPDEYRIYSEQKFTYNGITQYNRNGLLWDKSMNVDGIKTGHTSNAGYSLVSSATEGKMRLIAVVMGTKDMNARKSESKKLLSYGFRFFETVAPHKAGETFVEEKIWMGNKDTLALGVNEDTYVTLPRGQAKNLTASFVLEKELQAPIKKGDVVGKLYYQVDGEDVAQYPLLALESVDEGSLFSRLWDYLVLLFKSLF, via the coding sequence ATGAACAAAACAACAAAAATTGTGAAATCCACTCTCGTTTCTTCCCTTGCACTTTCTGCAACGCTGGCTTACTCAGTTTCTGCTGCTCCAGTTGTGGTGCCTGACGCGCCACAAATCGCAGCTAAAGGTTTTGTTCTAATGGACTACCATTCAGGCAAAGTCCTGGCTGAAAAAGAGATGAACACTAAGCTCTCTCCAGCCAGCTTGACCAAAATGATGACCAGCTACGTGATTGGCCAAGAGCTTGAACGTGGCAACATCAGCCTAGAAGATGACGTAGTCGTCAGTAAAAACGCTTGGGCGAAGAACTTCCCTGACTCTTCAAAAATGTTTATCGAAGTGGGCACCACGGTAAAAGTAAAAGATCTTAACCGTGGCATCATCATCCAATCCGGTAACGACGCCTGTGTGGCCATGGCAGAACATATTGCGGGTTCAGAAGATGCGTTTGTTGATCTCATGAACGCTTGGGCAAGTTCTATTGGCATGACCAACACACATTTTGCCAACGTACATGGTTTGGATAACGCCAACCTATACTCAACGCCGTACGACATGGCGCTCCTTGGTCAAGCATTGATCCGTGATGTGCCGGATGAATACCGTATCTACTCAGAGCAAAAATTTACTTACAACGGCATTACCCAGTACAACCGTAACGGTCTGTTGTGGGATAAAAGCATGAATGTGGATGGCATCAAAACGGGCCACACAAGCAATGCAGGTTACAGCCTAGTAAGTTCTGCCACTGAAGGTAAGATGCGTCTTATCGCTGTCGTCATGGGCACCAAAGACATGAACGCACGTAAGTCAGAAAGTAAGAAACTTCTGAGTTACGGCTTCCGTTTCTTCGAAACCGTTGCGCCGCACAAAGCCGGTGAAACTTTCGTCGAAGAAAAAATCTGGATGGGTAACAAAGACACCCTAGCATTGGGCGTTAATGAAGACACTTACGTCACGCTACCTCGTGGTCAAGCGAAAAACCTCACCGCCAGTTTTGTACTTGAAAAAGAACTTCAAGCTCCGATTAAGAAAGGCGATGTGGTTGGTAAGCTTTACTACCAAGTCGATGGTGAAGATGTGGCTCAGTACCCACTACTGGCTCTTGAGTCTGTAGATGAAGGCAGCCTATTCAGCCGTCTTTGGGATTATCTAGTACTGCTATTTAAGAGCCTGTTCTAA
- the ybeD gene encoding DUF493 family protein YbeD, with amino-acid sequence MLTINSDAKLKDLLEFPCSFTYKVMGYAKPELPEKVLEVIQRHAPGDYSPAVKPSAKGNYHSVSINITATSIEQVETLYKELGEIDIVRMVL; translated from the coding sequence ATGCTCACCATCAACTCTGATGCCAAACTGAAAGATCTTCTTGAGTTCCCTTGTTCATTTACATACAAGGTAATGGGTTACGCAAAACCTGAACTGCCAGAGAAAGTGTTGGAAGTGATTCAGCGCCATGCTCCTGGAGATTACAGCCCTGCAGTAAAACCTAGTGCAAAAGGTAACTATCACTCGGTTTCTATCAACATCACTGCCACCTCTATCGAGCAGGTTGAAACGCTGTACAAAGAGCTTGGCGAAATCGACATTGTACGCATGGTTCTATAA
- the lipB gene encoding lipoyl(octanoyl) transferase LipB, whose amino-acid sequence MQNQLVVKRLGRRDYLPVWQAMHEFTDTRNEETPDEVWLVEHNPVFTQGQAGKAEHLLNTGDIPVVQSDRGGQVTYHGPGQLVAYFLINLRRKKLGVRDLVTTIENLVINTLKAYNIDSAARPDAPGVYVEGRKICSLGLRIRKGCSFHGLALNVNMDLSPFLRINPCGYQGMEMVQVSELGGPKDIALVEQQLVKELVNLLGYEQVEFSTEAEVREA is encoded by the coding sequence ATGCAAAACCAATTAGTTGTAAAACGACTTGGCCGTCGAGATTACCTGCCAGTATGGCAAGCAATGCATGAATTTACTGATACACGCAACGAGGAAACACCGGATGAAGTGTGGCTGGTTGAACACAACCCCGTTTTTACCCAAGGCCAAGCGGGTAAAGCAGAACATCTTCTCAATACCGGTGATATTCCTGTTGTGCAAAGCGATCGTGGCGGACAAGTGACTTATCATGGACCCGGTCAACTGGTGGCCTATTTCCTCATCAACCTACGTCGCAAAAAATTGGGTGTGCGAGATCTCGTCACGACTATCGAGAACCTCGTAATCAATACGCTTAAAGCATACAATATCGACTCCGCAGCCAGACCGGATGCACCCGGCGTTTACGTCGAGGGTAGAAAGATATGTTCGTTAGGTCTGCGCATCCGAAAAGGATGCTCTTTCCACGGGCTCGCACTCAACGTAAATATGGACCTTTCCCCTTTCTTGAGAATTAACCCATGTGGTTATCAAGGCATGGAGATGGTTCAGGTGAGTGAGCTTGGTGGCCCTAAGGACATCGCTCTCGTTGAGCAACAATTAGTCAAAGAACTGGTAAATTTGCTTGGTTATGAGCAAGTTGAATTCAGCACAGAAGCAGAAGTAAGAGAAGCATGA
- the lipA gene encoding lipoyl synthase codes for MSKPIQMEKGVKYRDADKMALIPVKNMPTEQKEVLRKPDWMKIKLPADSQRIQDIKSAMRKNNLHSVCEEASCPNLAECFNHGTATFMILGAICTRRCPFCDVAHGRPLPPEAEEPTKLAKTIADMKLKYVVITSVDRDDLRDGGAKHFADCNREIRAQSPHIRIETLVPDFRGRMDVALEALKDNPPDVFNHNLETAPRLYRKVRPGANYQWSLDLLKKFKEQHPDVPTKSGLMMGLGETKEEIVEVLKDLRAHGVTMLTLGQYLAPSRHHLPVERYVPPAEFDELKEIALELGFTHAACGPFVRSSYHADMQAQGLEVK; via the coding sequence ATGAGTAAACCAATCCAGATGGAAAAAGGCGTTAAATACCGTGACGCCGACAAAATGGCTCTGATTCCCGTCAAGAACATGCCGACAGAGCAAAAAGAGGTCCTACGCAAGCCTGATTGGATGAAGATCAAGTTGCCTGCAGATAGCCAACGCATTCAAGATATTAAATCCGCTATGCGTAAAAACAATCTGCACTCGGTTTGTGAAGAGGCTTCTTGTCCAAACTTGGCGGAGTGCTTCAACCACGGTACGGCAACCTTTATGATTCTAGGTGCCATTTGTACACGCCGTTGTCCATTCTGTGATGTTGCCCATGGCCGACCTCTTCCTCCAGAAGCAGAAGAACCCACGAAGCTGGCAAAAACCATTGCCGACATGAAACTCAAATACGTGGTGATTACCTCCGTAGACCGCGACGATCTGCGTGACGGTGGGGCAAAACATTTTGCCGATTGTAACCGTGAAATTCGCGCTCAAAGCCCACATATTCGTATCGAAACATTGGTTCCTGATTTCCGTGGTCGTATGGACGTGGCACTAGAAGCACTAAAAGATAACCCGCCAGACGTCTTCAACCACAACTTGGAAACGGCACCACGCCTGTACCGTAAGGTGCGTCCAGGGGCAAACTACCAATGGTCACTGGATCTTCTGAAGAAATTCAAAGAGCAGCATCCTGATGTCCCAACCAAATCGGGACTCATGATGGGTTTAGGTGAAACCAAAGAAGAGATCGTTGAAGTGCTCAAAGATCTTCGTGCGCATGGTGTGACCATGCTGACACTCGGCCAATACCTTGCTCCAAGTCGCCACCATCTTCCGGTAGAGCGTTACGTTCCACCAGCAGAATTTGATGAGCTCAAAGAGATTGCTCTGGAACTCGGTTTCACTCATGCAGCTTGTGGTCCATTTGTGCGTTCGTCTTATCATGCTGATATGCAGGCGCAAGGCTTAGAAGTCAAATAG
- the glyA gene encoding serine hydroxymethyltransferase, with the protein MLKRDMNIADYDAELFAAIQEETLRQEEHIELIASENYTSPRVMEAQGSQLTNKYAEGYPGKRYYGGCEYVDKAEALAIDRACQLFGCEYANVQPHSGSQANSAVYMALLNPGDTVLGMSLAHGGHLTHGSPVNFSGKHYNVIPYGIDEAGQINYDEMETLALEHKPKMIIGGFSAYSQIVDWKRMREIADKVDAYLFVDMAHVAGLIAAGEYPTPVPHAHVVTTTTHKTLAGPRGGLILSNAGEDMYKKLNSAVFPGGQGGPLMHVIAGKAVAFKEAMEPEFKAYQARVVKNAKAMVAQFQERGYKIVSNGTENHLFLVDLIDKDITGKDADAALGAANITVNKNSVPNDPRSPFVTSGIRVGTPAITRRGFTEADAKELANWMCDVLDNIGNEAVIEATKQKVLEICKRLPVYA; encoded by the coding sequence ATGCTTAAGCGTGATATGAATATCGCTGATTACGATGCGGAGCTATTCGCAGCTATCCAGGAAGAAACTCTTCGCCAGGAAGAACACATCGAGCTGATCGCTTCAGAAAACTACACAAGCCCACGTGTAATGGAAGCTCAAGGCTCTCAGCTAACCAATAAGTACGCTGAAGGCTACCCAGGCAAGCGTTACTACGGTGGCTGTGAATATGTTGATAAAGCGGAAGCACTCGCAATTGATCGCGCATGCCAGTTGTTCGGTTGTGAATATGCAAACGTACAGCCTCACTCAGGTTCTCAAGCAAACAGTGCAGTGTATATGGCGCTGCTTAACCCAGGCGACACTGTATTAGGTATGAGCCTTGCGCACGGTGGCCACTTGACGCACGGCTCACCAGTTAACTTCTCTGGTAAGCACTACAACGTTATCCCTTACGGTATCGATGAAGCGGGTCAAATTAACTACGACGAGATGGAAACGCTAGCGCTTGAGCACAAACCTAAGATGATCATCGGTGGTTTCTCAGCGTACTCTCAAATCGTTGATTGGAAGCGTATGCGTGAAATCGCGGACAAAGTTGACGCTTACCTATTCGTCGATATGGCGCACGTTGCGGGTCTTATCGCAGCAGGTGAATATCCAACACCAGTTCCTCACGCACACGTAGTGACGACGACAACGCACAAAACGCTAGCAGGTCCACGTGGTGGTCTTATCCTGTCTAACGCTGGCGAAGACATGTACAAGAAACTGAACTCAGCCGTTTTCCCTGGTGGTCAGGGTGGCCCTCTGATGCACGTTATCGCTGGTAAAGCAGTAGCGTTCAAAGAAGCGATGGAACCTGAGTTTAAAGCTTACCAAGCGCGCGTAGTGAAAAATGCAAAAGCGATGGTGGCTCAGTTCCAAGAGCGCGGTTACAAAATCGTATCTAACGGTACAGAAAACCACCTGTTCCTTGTTGACCTTATCGACAAAGACATCACGGGTAAAGATGCGGATGCGGCACTAGGCGCAGCAAACATCACGGTAAACAAGAACTCAGTACCAAACGACCCTCGTAGCCCATTTGTCACTTCGGGTATTCGTGTTGGTACGCCTGCGATTACTCGCCGTGGCTTTACGGAAGCGGACGCGAAAGAGCTAGCAAACTGGATGTGTGACGTATTAGATAACATCGGCAATGAAGCGGTTATCGAAGCAACGAAACAGAAAGTACTAGAAATCTGTAAGCGTCTACCTGTTTACGCATAA
- a CDS encoding YitT family protein, with translation MEKHSRREDWIAILTGTFLVAQGVFFLQSANLLTGGTTGLALLVTQFTPFTFGMLYFLANCPFYLLAWKRYGRRFAFNSAISGGLVSIFADNLYLVISVEHINEVYCAIAGGLLMGLGMLILFRHRSSLGGFNVLCLYIQDKFGVSVGKSQMAIDATILFASFFFVSPTTIALSILGAFALNLVLAMNHKPHRYSVRYQ, from the coding sequence ATGGAAAAACACTCACGTAGAGAAGACTGGATCGCCATATTGACCGGCACCTTCCTCGTCGCCCAAGGCGTCTTTTTTCTGCAATCAGCCAATCTACTGACAGGCGGGACAACTGGGCTTGCTCTGTTAGTCACTCAGTTTACTCCATTCACTTTTGGAATGTTGTATTTTTTGGCGAACTGCCCTTTCTATTTATTGGCTTGGAAACGCTATGGGCGTCGCTTTGCTTTTAATAGTGCCATTTCTGGTGGTTTAGTCTCGATTTTTGCCGATAACCTATATTTAGTAATCTCTGTTGAGCATATCAATGAAGTTTACTGCGCGATTGCGGGTGGGCTGTTAATGGGTCTAGGCATGCTTATCCTATTTCGTCATCGCTCCAGTTTGGGAGGCTTTAACGTGCTTTGCCTCTACATCCAAGATAAATTTGGTGTTTCAGTGGGCAAATCGCAGATGGCAATTGATGCAACCATCCTATTTGCTTCCTTTTTCTTTGTCAGCCCGACCACGATCGCACTGTCGATTCTCGGCGCTTTTGCGTTGAATTTAGTACTCGCGATGAATCATAAGCCGCATCGATACTCGGTTCGTTATCAGTAA
- the treC gene encoding alpha,alpha-phosphotrehalase, whose translation MTTRNTDAHWWKTATIYQIYPKSFCDSGAKGTGDIQGIISKLEYLKHLGIDAIWLTPVYQSPMVDNGYDISDYYRINPQFGTMADFDELLEKAHQLGIRLIMDIVVNHTSTEHAWFQSALGNKNSPYRDYYIWKDPVEGKVPNNWQSKFGGSAWALDEQTGQYYLHLFAKEQADLNWENPTVREEVKNVIRFWAEKGVDGFRLDVINLISKQQDFCDDEIGDGRRFYTDGPRVHDYLQEISQAVFQKYGSVTVGEMSSTTLEHCQQYSSLDGKELSMVFNFHHLKVDYSNGEKWTKAPFDFLQLKQIFNHWQTGLNGKGWGALFWCNHDQPRIVSRLGNDQVYRVESAKMLAASVHMMQGTPYVYQGEEIGMTNPGYTAIEQYRDVESTNMYQIMVEQQGIDHDEMMAILAQKSRDNSRTPMQWSEEKHAGFTQGEPWLAVASNYPKINAEAAVADLNSVFYFYKRLIELRKEEPVITQGDYQDLLPEHQSVFAYARTSAAQQLVCINNYYGEEVECVLPLDLDMRKAKCLLSNYQNQPSAMASHHQVLKPYETRILLIER comes from the coding sequence ATGACAACACGTAACACAGATGCACATTGGTGGAAAACCGCCACTATCTATCAAATCTACCCAAAAAGTTTTTGCGACAGCGGGGCAAAGGGGACGGGAGATATTCAAGGCATCATCTCTAAGTTGGAATATTTGAAGCATCTCGGTATTGATGCAATCTGGCTAACGCCGGTTTACCAATCGCCGATGGTCGATAATGGATACGACATTTCGGATTACTACCGAATTAATCCTCAGTTTGGCACGATGGCTGATTTTGATGAATTGCTCGAGAAAGCGCATCAGCTTGGAATCCGTCTTATCATGGACATTGTGGTGAACCACACCTCGACCGAACACGCTTGGTTTCAATCGGCACTGGGTAACAAAAACAGTCCGTATCGGGATTACTACATCTGGAAAGACCCAGTGGAAGGAAAAGTGCCCAATAATTGGCAGTCTAAGTTTGGCGGCAGCGCTTGGGCGCTGGATGAACAAACGGGCCAATATTATCTGCACCTTTTCGCCAAAGAGCAGGCCGATCTCAATTGGGAAAATCCCACGGTTCGTGAGGAAGTGAAAAATGTTATTCGTTTTTGGGCGGAAAAAGGCGTCGACGGATTTCGTCTGGACGTCATCAATCTGATTTCGAAGCAACAAGATTTTTGCGACGATGAGATTGGCGATGGGCGTCGTTTCTATACTGATGGACCGCGTGTGCACGACTATCTCCAAGAGATCAGTCAAGCCGTTTTCCAAAAGTATGGCAGTGTGACAGTGGGTGAGATGTCATCGACAACCTTAGAGCATTGTCAGCAGTACTCCTCACTTGATGGCAAAGAGCTTTCCATGGTGTTCAATTTCCATCACCTGAAAGTGGATTATTCAAATGGTGAAAAATGGACCAAGGCACCATTTGACTTTCTCCAGCTCAAACAGATTTTTAATCATTGGCAAACCGGCCTGAATGGGAAAGGGTGGGGAGCGCTCTTTTGGTGTAACCATGATCAGCCACGTATCGTGAGCCGTTTGGGCAACGATCAAGTGTATCGCGTTGAATCGGCAAAAATGTTGGCTGCCTCGGTTCATATGATGCAAGGCACGCCTTATGTTTATCAAGGCGAAGAAATTGGCATGACCAACCCAGGGTATACAGCGATTGAACAGTATCGTGATGTTGAAAGCACCAACATGTATCAGATCATGGTTGAGCAGCAAGGAATTGACCATGACGAAATGATGGCAATTTTGGCACAAAAGTCTCGTGATAATTCACGCACCCCAATGCAGTGGTCAGAAGAAAAACACGCAGGATTTACGCAAGGAGAACCTTGGTTAGCGGTGGCGAGTAACTACCCGAAGATCAACGCGGAAGCGGCGGTGGCGGATCTCAATTCGGTGTTCTATTTCTATAAGCGATTGATTGAACTGCGTAAAGAAGAGCCAGTGATCACCCAAGGTGATTATCAAGACTTATTACCCGAGCATCAGAGTGTGTTTGCTTATGCACGGACCAGTGCGGCTCAGCAACTGGTGTGCATCAATAACTACTACGGGGAAGAAGTAGAGTGCGTGTTGCCATTGGATCTCGACATGCGTAAAGCGAAATGTTTGCTGTCTAACTACCAAAATCAACCGAGTGCCATGGCTTCGCATCACCAAGTGCTCAAACCTTACGAGACTCGTATTCTCTTGATTGAACGTTAA